From one Lolium rigidum isolate FL_2022 chromosome 4, APGP_CSIRO_Lrig_0.1, whole genome shotgun sequence genomic stretch:
- the LOC124708881 gene encoding cullin-1-like, with product MAGQGQDRKTIDLEEGWAYMEGGIGKLVNILEGKNEPQFNSENYMMLYTTIYNMCTQKPPNDYSQQLYDKYREAFEKYIRDAVLPAIKEQHDEYMLKQLNVRWKNHKVMVRWLSRFFHYLDRYFITRRSLTPLNDVGFICFRDLIFQEIKGKVKDAVLVLINQEREGEQIDKTLLKDVLDIFVEIGLTTMEFYENDFEDFLLKDTTEYYSVKAQNWIVEDSCPDYMIKAEECLRREKERVSHYLHINSEPKLLERVQNELLANYATQLLEKEHSGCYALLRDDKVDDLKRMFSLFSKITRGLEPVSNMFKSHVTNEGTALVKQAEDSASNKKPEKKEMVGMQEQVFVWKIIALHDKYVAYVTDCFHGHTLFHKALKEAFEVFCNKGVSGSSSAELLATFCDNILKKGCSEKLSDEAIEDALEKVVRLLAYISDKDLFAEFYRKKLARRLLFDKSANDEHERSILTKLKQQCGGQFTSKMEGMVTDLTLARDHQTKFEEFVAEHQELHPGVDLAVTVLTTGFWPTYKTFEISLPSEMVKCVEVFKEFYQTRTKHRKLTWIYSLGTCNINAKFETKTIELIVTTYQAALLLLFNGVDRLSYSEIVTQLNLSDDDVVRLLHSLSCAKYKILTKEPAGRSISPNDVFEFNSKFTDRMRRIKIPLPPVDEKKKVVEDVDKDRRYAIDASIVRIMKSRKVMAHTQLVAECVEQLSRMFKPDFKAIKKRIEDLITRDYLERDKDNANTYRYLA from the exons atggcgggccAGGGGCAGGACCGCAAGACCATCGATCTGGAGGAAGGATGGGCCTACATGGAGGGCGGCATCGGCAAGCTCGTCAACATCCTCGAGGGCAAGAACGAGCCGCAGTTCAACTCCGAGAACTACATGATGCTCTACAC GACGATATACAACATGTGCACGCAGAAGCCGCCCAACGACTACTCGCAGCAGCTCTACGACAAGTACCGCGAGGCCTTCGAGAAGTACATCCGAGACGCG GTCTTGCCAGCAATAAAAGAGCAGCATGATGAGTATATGCTAAAACAGCTAAACGTAAGGTGGAAGAACCATAAAGTCATGGTTCGCtggctttcacgtttcttccattACCTTGACCGATACTTCATCACCCGGAGGTCTCTTACTCCACTTAATGATGTTGGGTTTATTTGCTTCCGAGACTTG ATATTTCAAGAGATCAAAGGAAAGGTGAAAGATGCGGTGTTAGTTCTG ATAAATCAAGAGCGTGAAGGTGAACAGATTGACAAGACCTTGCTCAAGGACGTCTTGGATATATTTGTTGAAATTGGGTTAACTACCATGGAGTTTTATGAGAATGACTTTGAAGATTTCTTGCTCAAGGATACTACAGAGTACTATTCTGTCAAGGCTCAAAACTGGATCGTTGAGGATTCTTGTCCAGATTACATGATAAAG GCTGAGGAGTGCCTGAGAAGAGAGAAGGAGCGAGTTAGTCACTACTTGCATATTAACAGTGAGCCAAAGTTGCTGGAG AGAGTGCAAAATGAATTGCTTGCCAACTATGCAACACAACTTCTGGAGAAGGAACATTCTGGATGTTATGCATTGCTTCGGGATGACAAG GTGGATGATCTTAAAAGGATGTTTTCGCTCTTCTCAAAAATCACCCGTGGTCTGGAACCTGTTTCTAACATGTTCAAATCG CATGTTACGAATGAGGGTACAGCTTTGGTCAAGCAAGCAGAAGATTCTGCTAGTAATAAAAAG CCAGAGAAGAAGGAGATGGTTGGAATGCAGGAACAG GTTTTTGTCTGGAAAATCATTGCACTGCATGATAAGTATGTAGCATATGTGACAGATTGTTTCCACGGCCATACACTCTTCCACAAG GCACTTAAAGAAGCCTTTGAGGTCTTCTGCAATAAGGGTGTCTCTGGCAGTTCGAGTGCTGAATTGCTCGCCACCTTCTGTGACAACATTCTGAAGAAAGGCTGCAGTGAAAAGCTCAGTGATGAAGCCATTGAAGATGCCCTTGAGAAG GTGGTGCGCCTGCTTGCATACATAAGTGATAAAGACCTCTTTGCTGAGTTCTACAG GAAGAAACTTGCAAGGAGATTGCTTTTTGACAAGAGTGCTAATGATGAACATGAAAGAAGCATCCTGACAAAGCTTAAGCAGCAGTGTGGTGGGCAGTTTACTTCAAAAATGGAAGGCATGGTTACTGACCTTACTCTTGCAAGAGATCATCAAACTAAGTTTGAAGAGTTTGTAGCTGAACATCAAGAGTTGCATCCTGGGGTAGACTTGGCTGTTACTGTCTTGACAACAGGATTCTGGCCAACCTACAAAACTTTTGAAATAAGCCTTCCTTCTGAGATG GTTAAATGTGTAGAGGTTTTCAAGGAGTTCTACCAAACAAGAACAAAGCACAGGAAGCTTACCTGGATATACTCGTTGGGAACCTGCAATATCAATGCAAAATTTGAAACCAAAACTATAGAGCTCATTGTTACAACATATCAG GCTGCGTTGCTGTTGTTATTCAATGGAGTTGATAGGCTTAGTTACTCTGAGATTGTAACACAGCTGAACCTGTCAGATGATGATGTTGTGCGTTTGCTCCATTCTCTGTCTTGCGCTAAATACAAGATTCTTACCAAAGAGCCAGCTGGTAGATCTATTTCTCCCAATGATGTTTTCGagttcaattcaaaatttaccGACAGGATGAGAAGAATCAAG ATACCCCTGCCTCCTGTTGATGAGAAGAAAAAGGTTGTTGAAGATGTTGACAAGGACAGGAGGTATGCAATTGATGCATCGATTGTGCGTATCATGAAAAGCCGCAAAGTCATGGCCCATACCCAGCTAGTTGCGGAATGTGTGGAGCAGCTCAGCCGCATGTTCAAG CCCGACTTCAAAGCAATCAAGAAGCGGATTGAGGATCTCATCACCAGGGACTACCTGGAGCGTGACAAGGACAACGCCAACACATACAGATATCTGGCTTGA
- the LOC124708884 gene encoding 1-aminocyclopropane-1-carboxylate oxidase-like has product MVVPVIDFSKLDGAERAETMAQIADGCENWGFFQLVNHGIPLELLDRVKKVCSESYRLREAAFRQSEPVRTLEALVEAERRGEAVAPVDDMDWEDIFYLHDDNQWPSDPPAFKETMREYRAELKKLAERVMEAMDENLGLDKGRMKAAFTCDGIHAPTFGTKVSHYPPCPRPDLVTGLRAHTDAGGVILLFQDDKVGGLEVLKDGEWLDVQPLADAIVVNTGDQVEVLSNGRYRSAWHRVLPMRNGNRRSIASFYNPAFEAAISPAVDEGGAAASYPEFVFGDYMDVYSKHKFEAKEPRFEAVVKAPKTAQA; this is encoded by the coding sequence ATGGTTGTTCCGGTGATCGACTTCTCCAAGCTGGACGGCGCCGAGAGGGCCGAGACCATGGCGCAGATCGCCGACGGCTGCGAGAACTGGGGCTTCTTCCAGCTGGTGAACCACGGCATCCCACTGGAGCTCCTCGATCGCGTCAAGAAGGTGTGCTCCGAGAGCTACCGTCTCCGCGAGGCCGCGTTCCGGCAGTCGGAGCCGGTGCGGACGCTGGAGgcgctggtggaggcggagcggcgcggcgaggcggTGGCGCCGGTGGACGACATGGACTGGGAGGACATCTTCTACCTCCACGACGACAACCAGTGGCCGTCCGACCCGCCGGCGTTCAAGGAGACCATGCGCGAGTACCGCGCCGAGCTCAAGAAGCTGGCGGAGCGGGTCATGGAGGCCATGGACGAGAACCTCGGCCTGGACAAGGGCCGCATGAAGGCGGCCTTCACCTGCGACGGCATCCACGCGCCGACCTTCGGCACCAAGGTGAGCCACTACCCGCCGTGCCCGCGCCCGGACCTCGTCACGGGACTCCGCGCGCACACCGACGCCGGCGGCGTCATCCTGCTGTTCCAGGACGACAAGGTCGGCGGGCTGGAGGTGCTCAAGGACGGCGAGTGGCTGGACGTGCAGCCGCTGGCCGACGCCATCGTGGTCAACACAGGCGACCAGGTGGAGGTGCTCAGCAACGGGCGGTACCGCAGCGCGTGGCACCGCGTCCTGCCCATGCGCAACGGCAACCGCCGCTCCATCGCGTCCTTCTACAACCCGGCGTTCGAggcggccatctcgccggccgtggacgagggcggcgccgccgcgtcctACCCGGAGTTCGTGTTCGGGGACTACATGGACGTGTACAGCAAGCACAAGTTCGAGGCCAAGGAGCCCAGGTTCGAGGCCGTCGTCAAGGCGCCAAAGACAGCTCAAGCTTAA